A region from the Aegilops tauschii subsp. strangulata cultivar AL8/78 chromosome 5, Aet v6.0, whole genome shotgun sequence genome encodes:
- the LOC141022583 gene encoding uncharacterized protein: MCYGDSDLVVQHSSGEWDARDANMARYHFIQQLSGFFDGCEFLHVPRTDNEAADTLAKIGSSRQSIPFGVSLEHLHKLSVKPSPDSESIFVPDDPAAPLPGPGIPSPGTAEPGPGTAEPGPGVAEPNSGTAQPSQGAAALDPAAVILDPAVVVPNRGAAAPEPAMVVVFAVVTAPSWALPISEFLENGVIPMDETEARQVQHRASAYSIINNELVKRNSIIGECGHHAVSRSLVAKDFCHGFYWPTALQDAESLILKCEGCRCFSKHSHQPASTLRTIPITRTFAVWGLDMVGPFKTAQGGITHLLVAVDKFTKWIEARPIKKLDGPTAVRFVKDIAVRYGVPNSIIRDNGTNFAKGALAQYCSVSGIRLDLASVAHPQSNGQVERANGLILSGIKSWLVEPLPKPKKPAKTAPTYLNKHASWRSAGQPSISKA, translated from the exons atgtgctacggcgactcagatctgGTGGTACAGCACAGCTCCGGCGAGTGGGACGCCCGCGACGCCAACATGGCAAGATACCACTTCATCCAGCAGTTGTCCGGCTTCTTCGATGGCTGCGAGTTTCTCCACGTCCCACGAACGGACAATGAAGCCGCTGACACACTAGCCAAGATTGGCTCATCTCGGCAATCCATCCCGTTCGGCGTCTCCCTCGAGCACTTGCACAAGCTGTCCGTCAAGCCTTCTCCGGACTCCGAGTCCATTTTTGTCCCAGACGACCCGGCCGCGCCTCTACCCGGCCCGGGGATACCCAGCCCGGGGACTGCCGAACCAGGCCCGGGGACTGCCGAACCCGGCCCAGGGGTTGCCGAACCCAACTCGGGGACTGCCCAGCCTAGCCAAGGGGCTGCAGCGCTCGACCCGGCCGCCGTCATCCTTGACCCGGCCGTTGTCGTCCCCAACCGGGGGGCTGCCGCCCCAGAACCCGCCATGGTGGTCGTATTCGCTGTGGTGACGGCCCCATCATGGGCCCTGCCCATCTCGGAGTTCCTGGAGAACGGGGTTATCCCCATGGACGAAACCGAAGCCCGACAAGTACAGCACCGGGCGTCCGcctacagcatcatcaacaacgagctcgtcaagcgCAACTCTATCATT GGCGAGTGCGGGCACCACGCCGTCTCGAGGTCCCTGGTGGCCAAGGATTTTTGCcatggtttctactggcccacggccctccaagaCGCTGAGTCACTCATCCTCAAGTGCGAGGGATGCCGGTGCTTCAGCAAGCACAGCCACCAGCCGGCCTCAACACTCCGAACCATCCCGATCACCCGgactttcgcggtctggggactcgacatggtgggaccCTTCAAGACCGCTCAAGGCGGCATTACGCATCTGCTggtggcggtggacaagttcaccaagtggattgaagcacgACCAATCAAGAAGTTGGACGGGCCAACAGCCGTCCGGTTCGTCAAGGATATCGCGGTGCGCTACGGCGTCCCGAACAGCATCATCAGGgacaacggcaccaacttcgccaagggcgcGCTCGCGCAATACTGCTCCGTCTCTGGCATCCGCCTCGATCTGGCCTCTGTGGCACACCCGCAGtccaacggccaggtcgagcgggcCAACGGCCTCATTCTATCCGGCATCAAGTCGTGGCTTGTCGAGCCGCTC CCGAAGCCAAAGAAGCCCGCGAAGACGGCGCCGACCTACTTGAATAAGCACGCCTCTTGGCGCTCAGCCGGTCAACCATCTATCAGCAAGGCCTAA